A window of Zalophus californianus isolate mZalCal1 chromosome 12, mZalCal1.pri.v2, whole genome shotgun sequence genomic DNA:
AGACACCCCGACAGTCACAGTCAGGAGGGCGTCAGCCCTGCCACTCAGATTTTCCTGGCCTCAggctaggggaggggagggatcaGCACTGCCCCTTAGGGCAGAACCTCAGGGTTTCTgtgcccaccctcctcccagtCCGTCACGTGCCCCTCCCCCATTATAAAGGTCTGTCCTGCCTGTGCCCGCcggctcccttcctccctcccactgaGTGAGTGGGGTTgggctcctgcccctcccccagggagcCTCCCTCATCAGGGGAGGGGGCACAGTCCTGGgtctcctcccagccctgggtCTGGTGtctctgcccccccctccccatgcttgctgTTTGCGGCTCTCTccagtctctccctcccttcctcccctctctgctccgcgggctgtctccctctccccaagaTACCCCTCTCCCATTCAGCCCACCTCGGGCGCCACATTCGGTCGCTGCCCCCGTTTCTGGCTCAgcctgcccttcccttccctcctccgtTCCCCACCCTGATTTCTGCTGCTTTCTCTGTAGGTCTGGGCCGTGgctcctgccccccgcccccctttctGCAGCCTCTCCCGCCTTCTCGGTCTCTTCACTTGGCCCTCTGCGCGCCCCCCCCCatcctcttctctctgttttctcttttcttcctgtaaATAACTCTTTTTCTGTCGCTCTCTGGCCTCTATGGGGCACCCTAAAGCCCTTCATAGTCCAGAGGATCCTGAGCAGCAGGGAGACCCCTCGGTGCCCGCTGGCGGGATGTTCCCGAGACCTGGCCTCCCCCGGGCTGGGCGTGCGTTGGGGGGCTGAGCAAGGCCGGGGCACTTGTGTGCCTGGCGGCCTGCTCTCACGTGATCcgtcctcccccccccaccccccaggttaTGCCGCCGCCTTGTTGCCCTGAAAGCCGCAGTGACAGTGAAAAGGGCTAAGATTTGGCCATGAACAGCGCCCCCCGGCGCCCCGCCTCGGGCGCAGATTCTTTCTGTACTGTGAGTATTGCCGGCTGGGTTGGccaccccactgcccctcccacaccacaggtgctctgggggagggtccaCTGTCaaactggggagagagagagagagagagagagcgcgcacgcgcacgagcgagtgtgtgtgtgtgtgtgtgtgtgtgtgtgtgtgtaggctcaggaggaaggggagcctcTGATGGATTGGGGAGGGGCGCTGCCATCCCTCCTCTGGCcttgtccgagagagagagagagagagagagagagagagagagagagagagagagagcgcgcgcgcgcacgagcgagtgtgtgtgtgtgtgtgtgtgtgtgtgtgtgtgtgtgtgtgtaggctcaggaggaaggggagcctcTGATGGATTGGGGAGGGGCGCTGCCATCCCTCCTCTGGCcttgtccgagagagagagagagagagagagagagagagagagagagcgcgcacgcgcacgagcgagtgtgtgtgtgtgtgtgtgtgtgtgtgtgtgtgtgtgtgtgtgtgtgtgtgtgtgtgtgtgtaggctcaggaggaaggggagcctcTGATGGATTGGGGAGGGGCGCTGCCATCCCTCCTCTGGCCTTGTCCGGGTCTCGGGGGTCTGGGATGGGTATTGATGGGGTGGTCTTGCCACTTTCAGTCCTGTGGAGAGAGTTGGAGGCTGTCTCCTGAAGATCCGGGTGGTTCTTTagccacagagagagaggaacttTGGGGACCTTGGGTCTCTAACCTGGTGACCCCTTCTGACCCAGCCTTAGAGGCAGCCGCGGCAGCGTCCTCACACAGTGGTTCTGGGCAGGGTTTGCTTGCAGTGACACACGCCCCCTGGCCCCACGTGCCACCCCGGCCCGCCCTGCGCGGCCCCACGTGGCCACCGCCCCACGTGGCCCCCTCCTGATTTTCCTGGGGAGTGTAATGATTAACCCCAAGTGCCATAATCAGCCCCTTATTGGCCATCTGGCCCAGCAGGGCACGTGACTGGGAAGGGGCACAGGctggtcccctccccctccttcccgaGTTCACCCCTGCCGGCCATGGACTTCCTCCTGCGGCCTCAGGTGCGAGGGGCTGTcaacccccctgcccccaccctggctAGCTCCCCGTGCTCACTCGCTTCAGCCGCCTCTCGCCACCTTCCTCCCGCTGCTAATTCTGGTGAGAGTGGAGCCGGAGCTTGGGGAAGCAGGCTAGAGCTGCTGGGATGGGGGGGTAGGAAgcaagggggggtgggaggcaagcCCCTGACTCCTGTATCTTGTGTCCAGTATCCCTGCCGCTCCTGTCCCCACCTCAGTGTCTCCCCAGGACCCGCCTTCCCCTTAGCCCTCCTCCCCTCGCTCTTCCTTGCTCTGGCCACTGGCACCGCCACGGAGGGGGCTCCATACCCCGCCCTCGGAGATCCCGATGCCCTTGAGGTCCAGAAGCTCTTGAGCAAATATTTGGCGGTGCCTGGAGCTGAGActggcaggggtggtgggggctggACAGAGACTGTGGCTAGGCAGCAGGCTGCTTAGCTAGGCTGAGCTCTCCAAAGCGCTGCTGCCGCCACCAccagccgccgccgccaccaccggCCGCCGCCACCGCAGTCCGCTGCTCCTCTCCTGCAGTATGACtcaggtggggggggaggtgaggggcgGGGCTAGCGAGCGGCCGAGGGGGCTGAGGGGCCCCAGGCTCGGTGGggtgcagctgggggtggggggcattccTGACGAGGTGAAGCGCTGCATTCCTATCCCGGGGCTAGGTTTCAGTTTGACTCAAGAGAGTTCGGTCAGTCGGCTTGGGCACCTCCAGAAGTTACTTTTCAGGCCCGGGAGTTGTGCTCCGGCCAGAGGGAGTTGGTTCACCATCAGCCATGTGAACTGGCCAGTTCACACACCTTACCTCGGGGCTGGAGATGCGGGATTTCTCCTGAGATTTTCCACCTGCCCTAGGACTGACCAGAATGAGCACAGCCAGGGTTCAGATGTCCTGGAACCTAGGGGAAGGCTGCTtagggagtgggggcggggggctctgGGTCCCTGGCATTTGAGGGGAAGGCTCCTGGGGCGGTCCTGGAGCTCCAGCACTGCGCAGGGTGGGGCTTCGGGGTACAACTCTTGGTGAGCCCCTGTGTGTCCTCCGCACCCCTTCCTCCTCACAGCCAGAGCCGGAGAGCTTGGGCCCTGCAGCCCCCGGGTTCCCTGAGCAGGAGGAAGATGAACTTCACCGCACCCTGGGCGTGGAGCGGTTTGAGGAGATCCTACAAGAGGCCGGGTCCCGAGGAGGAGAGGAGCCAGGCCGCAGCTATGGGGAGGAAGACTTTGAATGTGAGGGGGCGtcggggaggaggaggcaggggcacTTAGGCTGGGGTCTAGTGGGAGGGACCCAGGCCTGGGACGGCAGGGGGAGGAAGCTGCGCCCGCCTGCAGCCAGGTGCCCTCCTCCCCGCAGACCACCGCCAGTCCTCCCACCACATCCATCACCCACTGTCCACCCACCTTCCTCCGGACACCCGGCGCCGCAAGACGCCCCAGGGCCCGGGACGGAAGCCTCGCCGGCGCCCTGGAGCCTCCCCCACCGGGGAGACCCCCACCattgaggagggggaggaagatgaggaggaggccAGTGAGGCCGAGGGGGCCCGGGCACTCACCCAGCCATCCCCTGCCTCCACACCCTCTTCGGTGCAAGTGAGTTGGGGCggggctcctgggggggggggcgtctctTCAGGGTCCCTGGCCTGGCCTCACCTGCTCCCGTGGGTTCCTGTTCCAGTTCTTTCTCCAGGAGGACGAAGGTGCTGACCGGAAGGCAGAAAGGACCAGTCCGTCTCCTCCCCCACCGCTGCCCCACCAGGAGGCGGCTCCCCGGGCCAGCAAAGGGGCCCAGACTGGGTGAGTGTCCCCAGATAGAGACCTCCCCTGCTGGTGTCAGTGGTGTGATGGGGGCAAAAACATGAGCCTCAGGACCCTCAGgctggggttcaaatcccagccctgcccctttgGGCAAGTACAACCTCTTTGAGCCTTCCTGTGTGCAAACCAAGAATAATAGATCCTATCTCACAGGGTGGTCGTAGGGATTAAAGGGTATTGTGAAATAAGGTTTAAGTGTGGGTTACTCTGAAACAGGACAGGTGTGCAGTCTAAACACCCGTACCTTCTCCCCCTCCTGTGACCTCAGGTGGCGCGGCATCAAGCGCTGGGTCAGGGATTGGATTGGTAACCTCTGAGTACCCGCCTGGGGTCCCAAAGGTGTGAGAAGACTAGGAGACTCCCTTTCATTCTTGGGGAGCTGCCAGTCCACCCTGGGAAATGGCATCAGAGAAGTCACTGTGCTGAAGGGCAGATTTGGGCACAATGTCCGTATCAGTGGGGGATTGGAGTTTGGGGGCGTTAGCTggagaaggcttcttggaggaaatCACTTTGAACTGGGTCTCAAGGTCACCATTATCGTGGACCTGTTGTTTTCTGGGTGCCAGGCAGCGTGAagggctgcagggaagggggagggggctgccggAATCGCTGGGGAGACAGGCGGGGCGGGTGGCGCCAAGCCCACGGCGGCCGTCGGCACGGGGGCCTGCGCTGGCGGgcgggccaggggccaggggccaggggcaggCGGAGGCCTCGGGGAGTGCACGACATTGGAAAAGTGGGTCAGATCTGTGGGCAGGGGTGCAAGAGAACGGAGAGCACCGGGGGTGGGTGTAGGGGAAGAAAGCTTGTCGGGGGACTCTTCTCGTCGTGGATGGGGGACACGGGCTTGGAGCTGTGGGAGAGCAGGCTAGCATGATGTGGCAGGGGCTGGGCGCAGTGGCCGAGAGGAAGGAGACATCCTGGCTTGGGGCCCGGCGCAGAAGTTGGCACCTGTAAGGACGAGTTCATATTCTCATGACCGCAAGGGAGCCGTCTACACTTTCAAAAGCCCGTCTTTACCTGCTTTCCTCCATTTGGTTAGAAACTTGGGACCTGTGACCGTCTTGAGCCCACAGCGAGGGGTGTgcgcaggaggggaaggagggcctGCGCGGGCTGCTGATGCAGACCTCGGCTCTCCCAACCCTGCAGGAGGCTGGCCTCGGCTCTGCCTTGCTGCCGAGCAGCCGGTGGTCCGAGGGAGCTGGTGTGACCGCTCCGGCAGCGCGGCCGGTGAAGGGCAGGGCCAGGTCGCGGGGCCGCATCCGCTAGTGGGAGGCTCACCATTGCATGTCCGCGCCCACCGAGAGTGGGGCAGCGCGGAGGGTGGGGGCCGGTTGGGATCCCCTCCCCGCCTTCCCCCGCATGGCTCCGGCTCACGGTCGCTCTGTCTGTCCAGAGCCccggtggaggaggtggtggctgtGGCGAGCGGCGCGGCAGGAGGTGATGACGGGGGAGCTTCCGCGCGTCCCCTGACCAAGGCACAGCCGGGGCACCGAAGCTACAACCTGCAGGAGAGGAGGCGCATTGGGAGCATGACGGGGGCTGAACAGGCGCTGCTGCCCCGAGTCCCCACAGACGAGAGTGAGGCCCAGACGCTGGCCACCGCCGACCTAGACCTCATGAAAAGTGAGTGCTGGCCGGGCCAAGCCCAGCGCTGgtgggagcgggagggagagaaagCGGGAGCCTGACCATGTCCCCCTGCCTCCTGTAGGTCACCGGTTTGAGGACGTTCCTGGAGTGCGGCGGCACTTGGTGCGGAAGAATGCCAAAGGGTCTGGGCAGGGTGGCCGGGAAGGGCGCGAGCCTGGCCCCACGCCTCGGACACGACCCCGGGCCCCCCACAAGCCCCACGAGGTACTGTCCTCCACTTCTTGCCCTTCCGTTATCTCCCCAACCATTTCCTCCCCACAGGCTCCCCCCatctacccccctcccccacacacacaccagcaataATCGCGAACACCAGGGCTGCCATCTGCGGTTGTGAAGGTTGTGCACTGCCCAAGAGTCCTTGACATTGTTGATGGGGGTGTTAGGGTTCTGAGTCCCATCTTAGACACTGTTGATTTCTATACTACGGCCATTTTCTGGCAGCTGGCCGTGAGGAGCTCGAGGACCCTTTGGGCCAGAGGTGGCTCTGTAGAGCAGTACATAGCCCAGGTGGCAGCAGCCATAAATCAGGGACAGTGACTGACCAGGATCACGCAGTTCCTTAATGACGCTGCCCATCTTGGACTCCAGCGTTCTGGTCCTCAACCCCACCCCTTCCAGTGggatttttttacctttttattgagGTCTAACAGCATCCAGTGAAGTGCACTGGGGCTGTGTGTGCGGCTCCGTGACTTTTTGCACATGTAAACAGCTGGCTAACTGCCTAGACATAGAACGTTTTCCGCACTCTCTTCCTTCGTGCCTCTACTCAGTCCCATCAGCTGTGACGGCTCTTCTGTCGTGCTCAGCCAGTTTTGTCAGCTCTTGGATGCATATACGTGGAAGCATACAACATTCcagtgtgcgtgcatgtgtgtggtgaTCGTTCGTCAAGCACTTACTATGTCATAGACGGTGCTAAGTGTTTTGTAGGCTTTCTTTTGATTCCCCATAACAGGCCTTTGAGGTGGGTggtattattcctattttacagatgaggcaaagAGAGGATCAGACTGGTTAGGATCTTGCTAGGCCTGTGCCCTGTACAGTGTCCCGGGCCGTGCCGGCTCACAGGCCCACCCTGACGCTGGCTGTCTTAGAGAGCAGTCCCTGCGCCCCACCGGCTCTGACCTTGCTGTGCCCCTCATCTTATATCCCAAGGTATTTGTGGAACTGAATGAGTTGCTGCTGGACAAAAACCAGGAGCCTCAGTGGCGGGAAACAGCACGCTGGATCAAATTTGAGGAGGATGTGGAGGAGGAGACGGAGCGCTGGGGGAAGCCGCATGtggcctccctctccttccgcagCCTCCTGGAGCTCCGCCGGACCCTGGCCCATGGTAACCTGCCCTGcccgccccctctcccctcccgctGGGTAAATCTTGTTGACTGAGTCTGTTCTCTGAGGACCAAAACCCCCCAGATGGTGTCTTGAGCAGCACAGTGTGTAATGTTACCCCAGCCTGGGAAGGAGCCTCCTCGTCATGATGTCATATAGCCTGTCGTTGCTTGGGCTCTGTCATTGGTGATTGCGGGGCAGGGTTGACACCACTCTCTCTTATCTGGCATTTTTAGCAAATGGCTCCTTTAAGTGATGTTTTCAGATAACTGAAGCTGGTATGTTTGGGATGGTGACATGTTTTTAAAGAACGTTGATGCAAACCTTTCTGAAATGATCTAATCTATAGGGCTAtgtaaggtctttttttttttttttaagattttatttttaagtcctctctacacccaacatggggctcgaactcacaaccccgagttGAGGAGTTGCATGCTGtctcgactgagccagccaggcgccccgagggcTATGTAAATTTCACTAAATGTCCAAGGTGCAAGACTCTTGAGGTCTCTGAACGTCTCTGCTCTgtgtttctttcctccttccctttggaGAAGTCAGTCCCAGTTGCTGTCAGAAGGCCTATTTCTAAGCAGCTGAGGACTCAGAAACCTGCTGTCAGAATTGTTTCAAAACCAGGAGTAAATAGGCTCTGAGGGAGGCTCTCAGGCTTTGGGTGAGGCGCCAAGATGCAGGTGCTTTATCGCTGGGCTTTGTGATCTCTGTTTTGGCTGCTCAGGGGCCTTTGGTTCTATTAGTTGtcacacccattttttttttttttaagattttatttatttgagagaaatcacgagagagagagagagagagagagaacgagcaagggggaagggcagaggcagagggagaagcagactccccgctgagcagggagcccaatgcggggctcgatcccaggaccctgggatcatgacctgagctgatggcagatgcttaactgacagggccacccacgtgcccctccgTTTTTGTTTAAATGGTTCTATTTGTTGTCTAGTTCTGCGTTCCTGCAAGTTGACCTTGACAGAAAGATGACCTGGTCACTTTTGAGAGGACTTCCATTTCTGTATAAATTTAGTAGTTCAGAGCAGTGACCAGTAGAAAGATCTGGAAACTGTCCCATGAGCAGCTGTTGGACTTGGGGAAGTTGAGGTGCCCAGGCTGGAGGGTGACATCTTCAGATGGCTCAAGGCCACAGATGGGCTGTGTTGTGTTCAGAGGGCAGAACTAGGACCCTAGAGTGGATGTTAAGGGAGGCAACATGTGGCTCGCTGAAAGGAGGAACTTCCTCTAGCAGCAAAGAGTGGCCCCGTCTGAGTGGACAGCCTGGCGCAGCCCAGCGGAGGCTGcgtgctcctcctcctctgggaggGCCCTGCCTCGGTGGCCTCTGCTGAGCCCCACCACATCCCTGtgggagagagggtcagaaggaacGGATGTGATGGGTCAGACACATGATGGGGCTTGGGTCTTGAGCGCTGCTCACTGGTTTCTGGGCCAGTGCTCCGTCCCCGGACCATGCTTACCTGGCCGCCCCCTCGTCCTCGGTTCTCTCTCCTTTCCACGCCCTGCCCTTGCTTCTTACCTGGGGATGAGGGCCCGTCCACGCCATCCTTATTCCAGGGGCTGTGCTTTTGGACCTGGACCAGCAGACCCTGCCCGGGGTGGCCCACCAGGTGGTGGAGCAGATGGTCATCTCCGATCAGATCAAGGCTGAGGACAGAGCCAATGTGCTGCGGGCCCTGCTACTGAAACACAGGTGAGGCCCCACCTGCTGCCCCCGCCTGCCCGCCCCTTGCCCTGGCcgctgccctccctccctcaccgccctctgctcctccagccaCCCGAGTGATGAGAAGGACTTCTCCTTCCCTCGAAACATCTCAGCCGGCTCCCTTGGCTCCCTGCTGGGGCATCACCACGGCCCGGGGGCTGAGAGTGATCCCCATGTCACTGAGCCTCTCATTGGAGGTGTTCCTGAGACGCGGCTAGAGGTGGAGCGAGAGGTGAGGGGAATGGGGTGGCGCTGGCTGGTTCAGGTCCCAGCCGCCCCCGCTGGCTGCCGGGCATGAacatgcgggggtggggggtggtggggggctcCTTGGCCAGGCTGAGCTCCGTTCTTCTGCATCCCCAGCGAGAGCTAccacctccagccccaccagCCGGCATCACTCGCTCCAAGTCCAAGCACGAACTGAAGCTCCTAGAGAAGATCCCCGAGAATGCCGAGGCCACAGTGGTTCTTGTGGGTATGTGGGCAAGTCttgcagtgggggcgggggggggtggcaaTGGCCAGGCCTGCCTTGATGCCACCCGGGGGCTGAGGGGCGGCCTGCGCCCTCCCTTAGCCCATGATGGCACCCTGCCCCTAGGCTGCGTGGAGTTCCTATCCCGCCCCACCATGGCCTTTGTACGGCTCCGAGAGGCGGTGGAGCTGGACGCGGTGCTGGAGGTGCCCGTGCCCGTGCgcttcctcttcctgcttctggGCCCGAGCAGCGCCAACATGGACTACCACGAGATCGGCCGCTCCATCTCCACCCTCATGTCTGACAAGGTCAGGCCCTCCCGGTGCCCGCGGgatgcccgccccccgccccgtgctcTCCCCCGGCCCTCGCGCCGCACCCTCACCAGCCTTGGGCCTGCTTTGGCAGCAATTCCACGAGGCAGCCTACCTGGCCGACGAGCGGGAGGACCTGCTGACCGCCATCAACGCCTTCCTGGACTGCAGCGTGGTGCTGCCGCCCTCGGAAGTGCAGGGCGAGGAACTGCTGCGCTCCGTTGCTCACTTCCAACGCCAGATGCTCAAGAAACGGGAGGAGCAGGGCCGCCTGTTGccccctggggctgggctggagccCAAGTCAGCACAAGAGAAGGGTACGGGCCAGTATGGGCCCGGGGCAGGGACCGCGCACACGCGCACCCTGCGGGAGCTCTGGGGCTCGGGTCGGGGTGGTCTGCGTGAACGTGGAGGAGGGGGCCCAGCGCAGAGGGGCCGCAGCGGGCGCCCTGACGGAGGCCCGGGTTGCAGCGCTCCTGCAGATGGTAGAGGTGGCAGGTGCAGTCGAAGACGATCCCCTCCGACGGACGGGCCGGCCCTTTGGGGGGCTGATCCGAGATGTGCGGCGCCGCTACCCCCACTACCTGAGTGACTTCCGAGACGCACTCGACCCCCAGTGCCTGGCTGCAGTCATCTTCATCTACTTCGCCGCCCTGTCTCCTGCCATCACCTTCGGGGGACTGCTGGGTAAGGAGCAgctttggggggcgggggtggggtgggcagggcacGCCCAGGGCCCTGGCTGCCAGCTCCTGAGCCACTTCCTGCCACCCCAGGAGAGAAGACTCAGGACCTGATTGGGGTGTCGGAGCTGATCATGTCCACGGCGCTCCAGGGTGTGGTCTTCTGCCTGCTGGGGGCCCAGCCGCTGCTGGTGATCGGCTTCTCCGGGCCCCTGCTGGTCTTTGAGGAGGCCTTCTTCTCGGTAAGGGCCCACAGGCTAGTAGGGGGCTGGCTCTTCCTGCCCTGCTCCAGCTGCCCCTCCTGTTCCCCAAACACGCCCACTTTGCTAGCCCCCGGGCTCTGGAACCTGACTGGACGCCCCCCCAGTTCTGCAGCAGCAACAACCTAGAGTACCTGGTGGGCCGCGTGTGGATCGGCTTCTGGCTGGTGCTCTTGGCCCTGCTCATGGTGGCCCTGGAGGGGAGCTTCCTGGTGCGCTTTGTCTCCCGTTTCACCCAGGAGATCTTTGCATTCCTCATCTCCCTCATCTTCATCTATGAGACATTCTACAAGCTGGTTAAGGTGAGCAGGCCCTGCTGCGAGCTGGGGTCAGGAGGGGGGAGACCTCGGGACCGGAGCGAGCCTTCTGCTCCTCCCGCACTCTCACTTCGGGGTAGGAGGGCCCAGGCTAGCCCAGAGCTGCCCTGGGCTGTGGTCCAAGGAGCCCACAGAGCACGGGCTGGCTCTTCCTCCCggcccccctccaccctccctgtcACCAACACACGTCCCGGGACTTCAGGTCAGTCTTAGAAACtcacatatttttaataacagaGGTAACACGTCCTTTTGTTAAGGTGGCAGACAGTCTAGAAGTATCAAAGAGAAAGGCCACCGAGATGACACATAGTCACAGTCTGGTCCTCAGAGCTGTGCCCCTGGCAGGCTTAGGAGAGGACACACCCCCTTGGTCCAGGCCTGGCTGCAGCCATGCCCCCAGCTGCCTGAATCCCGTTTCCCTTGCTCGCATCTGGTCACCAGTCATTTTCTTGATCAACAAGACaagccccagggcacctgggtggctcagtcagtgacaTGTCCCCCttcggctcagatcctgatctcagggtcctgggatcgagcccccgcgtCAGAttccctgctccgaggggagtcagcttcttcctctccctctacccctccctctccttgtgctctctctctctctctgtgtgtcaaataaataaattaagacaacaacaaaaaaacaagctccTTAAGGCCAGACCTGTCatcttctcccctgcctgccccactCGGCATACAGCTCTCCACTTTGGCTGATGGAGTCCTTTGTCCTCTCTCTAGATCTTCCAGGAACATCCGCTCCACGGCTGTTCGGTCTCCAACAGCTCTGAGGCAGACAGCGGCGAGAACAGCACATGGCATGGGGCAGGATCCACGCTGGGGCCGGGGAATGGGAGCTCCCCGGGGCCAGCTGGGCAGGGGAGGCCCCGGGGCCAGCCCAACACCGCCCTGCTGTCACTGGTGCTCATGGCTGGCACCTTCTTTATCGCTTTCTTCCTGCGCAAGTTCAAGAATAGCCGGTTCTTCCCTGGCCGGGTGTGTGGGCTGAGATGCCCGAGgtcagggtggtggggggagggggggagaactGGCCGGAAAGGGTGGCTGAGTCTGGGCCAGAGCGGGGCAGGGGGCCTCTGAGCACGGTGCTTGCCCACAGGTGCGGCGGGTGATTGGGGACTTTGGGGTGCCCATCGCGATCCTCATCATGGTGCTTGTGGATTATAGTATTGAGGACACCTATACGCAGGTAAAGCGGGGTGCAGGCAGCGGTGGAGATGGCGCCTGGCGCTGGGCTCTGGATATTCCCCTCCAGCCCAACCCCAGAGCTGCCTCTCAACTGCGCAGGCACCAGGCCTCTCCCCATAGCACGCCCTCGGTGTTCGGCCTGCCCGGCACACCTCAGGGCTCCCCCTCCACCGTTCACCGGCCCCTGGCCCCGCCCTCTGCCCTACAGAAGCTGAGCGTGCCCAGTGGAGTGTCCGTGACAGCCCCAGAAAAGCGGGGCTGGGTCATCAACCCTCTGGGGGAGAACAGCTCCTTCCCCGTGTGGATGATGGTTGCCAGCCTGCTGCCTGCCATCCTGGTTTTCATCCTGATTTTCATGGAGACGCAGATCACCACGTGAGTGGTCCTCGCCTAGGGGGGGTGCTCTGTAGACACGAACGATGTTGTTTGTGGAAGGGCTGGAGCCCCAGCGAGGCGAGGAGATATGGGTGCACTGGGTGAGGGAAGCCCAGGATACCAGGCTGGCCCctagaatttatttgtttttaaacgtttatttatttgtttgagaggcggagagggagagagtctcaagccaaCCGTCTGTGctgagctcgatctcatgaccctgggatcacgacctgagctgaaaccaagagttggacgtttaaccaacagcaccacccaggcgcccctagaatttatTCTGTAGGCAGTAGAACATTCCACTGACGTTTGCTGGGACGGGCACAGTAGAGGCCGGAAGCTGTCCTGAAGGGCAGGGAGGGCGGCATGGAGAGGGTCTCTTCCCACGACAGAACTCTTGTCCTGACGGACTGGGCAGGGCCCGACCGTCAGGTTCTGAGAGCAGACAGAGGCTCCTGGCTGGGTGCTCTGGAAAGACAGTTGTCTGCCTGGCTGGGCATCAGGGAGTGCCTGTCCCACTCAGGCTGATCATCTCCAAGAAGGAGCGCATGCTGCAGAAGGGTTCCGGCTTCCATCTGGACCTGCTGCTCATTGTGGCCATGGGCGGCATCTGTGCCCTCTTTGGCTTGCCCTGGCTGGCTGCTGCCACCGTGCGCTCCGTCACTCATGCCAACGCGCTCACCGTCATGAGCAAGGCTGTGGCGCCCGGGGACAAGCCCAAGATCCAGGAGGTCAAGGAGCAGCGTGTAACGGGCCTGCTGGTTGCCCTGCTTGTAGGTACGCTGACCTCTTGCTCCACCCTTCCCCAGGGCGGTCTGTGGGGGTGCGGAGCCCTGGGGCCagctgttcctccctctcccccacccaggtCTCTCCTTGGTTATCGGGGATCTGCTCCGGCAGATACCCCTGGCTGTGctctttggaatttttctgtatATGGGAGTTAC
This region includes:
- the SLC4A2 gene encoding anion exchange protein 2 isoform X1 encodes the protein MNSAPRRPASGADSFCTPEPESLGPAAPGFPEQEEDELHRTLGVERFEEILQEAGSRGGEEPGRSYGEEDFEYHRQSSHHIHHPLSTHLPPDTRRRKTPQGPGRKPRRRPGASPTGETPTIEEGEEDEEEASEAEGARALTQPSPASTPSSVQFFLQEDEGADRKAERTSPSPPPPLPHQEAAPRASKGAQTGAPVEEVVAVASGAAGGDDGGASARPLTKAQPGHRSYNLQERRRIGSMTGAEQALLPRVPTDESEAQTLATADLDLMKSHRFEDVPGVRRHLVRKNAKGSGQGGREGREPGPTPRTRPRAPHKPHEVFVELNELLLDKNQEPQWRETARWIKFEEDVEEETERWGKPHVASLSFRSLLELRRTLAHGAVLLDLDQQTLPGVAHQVVEQMVISDQIKAEDRANVLRALLLKHSHPSDEKDFSFPRNISAGSLGSLLGHHHGPGAESDPHVTEPLIGGVPETRLEVERERELPPPAPPAGITRSKSKHELKLLEKIPENAEATVVLVGCVEFLSRPTMAFVRLREAVELDAVLEVPVPVRFLFLLLGPSSANMDYHEIGRSISTLMSDKQFHEAAYLADEREDLLTAINAFLDCSVVLPPSEVQGEELLRSVAHFQRQMLKKREEQGRLLPPGAGLEPKSAQEKALLQMVEVAGAVEDDPLRRTGRPFGGLIRDVRRRYPHYLSDFRDALDPQCLAAVIFIYFAALSPAITFGGLLGEKTQDLIGVSELIMSTALQGVVFCLLGAQPLLVIGFSGPLLVFEEAFFSFCSSNNLEYLVGRVWIGFWLVLLALLMVALEGSFLVRFVSRFTQEIFAFLISLIFIYETFYKLVKIFQEHPLHGCSVSNSSEADSGENSTWHGAGSTLGPGNGSSPGPAGQGRPRGQPNTALLSLVLMAGTFFIAFFLRKFKNSRFFPGRVRRVIGDFGVPIAILIMVLVDYSIEDTYTQKLSVPSGVSVTAPEKRGWVINPLGENSSFPVWMMVASLLPAILVFILIFMETQITTLIISKKERMLQKGSGFHLDLLLIVAMGGICALFGLPWLAAATVRSVTHANALTVMSKAVAPGDKPKIQEVKEQRVTGLLVALLVGLSLVIGDLLRQIPLAVLFGIFLYMGVTSLNGIQFYERLHLLLMPPKHHPDVTYVKKVRPHLEEPHASAPSWSVGVTLQSPSCPVFSRCLVCADLALVSTQKGTAAPIPMEGERVIHLLEVAGPDGPARDQGPPNAGEKPWLTCLICHPPPGSDPANAPVHSPAAALLGPALGCHVHSCLPGLPLHPHPHGAPPHGGAHPHLHRARDEMPGC